A genome region from Octopus sinensis linkage group LG26, ASM634580v1, whole genome shotgun sequence includes the following:
- the LOC115224901 gene encoding vigilin, with translation MATEVVTNIEDEAYEPQTYDEAFPALLSDKNDLPATNASHGENKFARRCTKTTQIFTVPLEERRFKEINEHSFGEEGEQAKICRDIMQKTGVSIEMSLAKDQSLTVVISGKPDDVMKARREVVSELQTQASYAIKIPKEHHRFILGKNGKKLQELELNTATKIIIPRADNTDIIRIVGTKEGVEKARHEIQCTSDEQAKLAFERIPVPKIYHPFICGPHNNNIKSLMDSTNVRINVPPPSVMKDEIVVSGEKEGVMKAKSFILKTLEEKKKKCQPVSVEVRKCQHKYVIGQKRANIQEILEATGVSVEVPSLESPSGTITLRGEEDKLGPALTMVYSKANSVIVEEVKAPAWLHRFIIGKQGSNIKKITQNTPKVHIEFTEGQDKINIEGPPDEVEECVQKLSECIEDLRKRMAFAEIEIDQRFHKHIIGKNGANISRIKNETGVAIQIPSDSDNSNIIRIEGDPNGVQRAKQELLEMAQRMENEKSRDIIIEQRFHKTIIGARGEKIREIRDKFNQVQISFPDAGKKSDVVTLRGPKNDVDKAYQHLSQYQQELVTNNYQAQVQIFKEFHKNIIGKGGATIKKIRDETDTRIELPHENMNSDMIIITGKKANVELAKKKIEAIQKDLANIKEITVEIPSKFHNSIIGAKGRLIRAILDDCSGVHIRFPPEGSACDKVVIRGPPEDAENACKQLRELTSEKQLSSYTATIRAKPAYHKFLIGTGGSKIKKVREKTGARVIFPNEHDSDPELISVIGKKESVEQAKEELENLIKNLDNIVEGEINVDPKHHRYFVARRGGLLRQIAEDYGGVTVSFPRSGVKSDRVVIKGAKDCVEGAKRKILEIVADLDAQVVVECVIAQKYHRTVMGARGQKVQEITRQFDVGIKFPDRPVNGERVTITPPEDDAATAIPNGDVIPNVEPSLDSGTNKTDVILITGKPENCEEAKKALLALVPITLEVEVPFEFHRFIIGQKGKDVRKMMEDHEVSITVPPPEEKSNIIKVTGPPNNVQGAKQALEERCTALESEKQDRLLRSYKLEVEVDSQYHPKIIGRKGAVISKIRSDHDVNIQFPERNEVQNIITITGYENNANLAKKAILEIVHELEDMSSINVKIDPRVHPRIIGTKGRNVRRLMDEYKVDIKFPRPDSDEPDVITITGAEESCLDCREYLMAFEEEYLQDIIDQEYLKELHETPSRPDVNGAPKESKGFFVKDAPWDKVPDTNSTDEFPSFGTVVPLPKPSQAWGPLKRK, from the exons ATGGCGACTGAGGTGGTTACCAATATTGAGGATGAGGCTTACGAGCCGCAAACCTACGATGAGGCTTTTCCTGCCCTTCTCTCAGACAAGAATGACTTGCCAGCTACCAATGCCTCCCATGGAGAGAATAAATTTGCACGACGCTGTACCAAAACAACACAG ATTTTCACCGTTCCTCTTGAAGAGAGGCGTTTTAAGGAGATCAATGAACACAGTTTTGGAGAGGAAGGTGAACAGGCCAAGATCTGCCGTGATATTATGCAAAAAACTG GTGTATCCATTGAGATGAGTTTGGCTAAAGATCAAAGTTTGACTGTTGTCATCAGTGGAAAACCTGATGATGTCATGAAAGCCCGTCGTGAAGTAGTTTCGGAACtgcaaacacag GCAAGTTATGCAATTAAAATTCCTAAAGAACACCATCGATTTATTTTggggaaaaatggaaagaaattgcAGGAACTTGAGCTGAACACTGCCACAAAGATTATAATCCCTCGCGCTGATAACACAGACATCATTCGTATTGTTGGCACAAAAGAAGGTGTCGAGAAAGCCCGCCATGAAATACAGTGCACTTCAGACGAACAG GCTAAACTGGCTTTTGAACGTATACCTGTTCCAAAGATCTATCACCCTTTCATTTGTGgacctcacaacaacaacatcaaatctCTCATGGATTCTACAAACGTCCGCATTAACGTGCCACCACCGAGTGTAATGAAAGACGAGATTGTGGTTTCTGGAGAGAAGGAAGGTGTGATGAAGGCAAAAAGCTTCATCCTGAAGACTTTGGAAGAGAAG AAAAAGAAGTGTCAGCCTGTGTCCGTCGAAGTGCGCAAGTGCCAACACaagtatgtgattggtcagaagAGAGCTAATATCCAGGAGATTCTGGAAGCAACAGGTGTATCTGTTGAGGTACCAAGTTTGGAAAGTCCCTCAGGAACTATTACACTTCGTGGAGAAGAGGATAAGCTGGGCCCAGCCCTTACTATGGTATACTCCAAG GCAAACAGTGTGATTGTGGAAGAAGTGAAGGCCCCAGCCTGGCTTCACAGGTTCATTATTGGCAAACAGGGTTCCAATATAAAGAAAATCACGCAAAACACTCCAAag GTTCACATTGAATTCACTGAAGGGCAGGACAAAATCAACATTGAAGGACCCCCTGATGAAGTCGAAGAGTGTGTCCAGAAACTGTCTGAGTGTATTGAGGATTTG AGGAAAAGAATGGCATTTGCTGAGATTGAAATTGATCAGCGCTTTCACAAACATATCATTGGGAAGAATGGTGCAAATA ttTCTAGAATCAAAAACGAGACTGGTGTGGCTATTCAGATCCCTTCAGACAGTGACAACAGCAACATTATTAGGATTGAGGGAGACCCGAACGGTGTACAAAGAGCCAAGCAAGAACTCTTAGAAATGGCTCAGAGAATG gaGAATGAAAAAAGCAGAGATATAATAATTGAACAGCGCTTCCACAAAACCATTATCGGAGCTCGGGGTGAGAAGATCCGGGAAATCAGGGATAAATTTAATCAAGTCCAGATCAGCTTCCCCGATGCTGGAAAGAAGAGTGATGTGGTTACTCTGCGTGGTCCAAAGAACGATGTCGACAAAGCATACCAACACCTCAGTCAATACCAACAAGAACTg GTCACCAACAATTATCAAGCCCAGGTTCAAATATTCAAGGAATTCCATAAAAACATTATCGGTAAAGGTGGAGCCACAATTAAAAAG ATTCGTGATGAGACTGACACTCGGATCGAGTTACCTCATGAGAATATGAATTCTGATATGATCATTATCACTGGCAAGAAGGCCAATGTGGAACTGGCCAAGAAGAAGATTGAAGCAATTCAAAAGGATCTG GCTAACATTAAGGAGATTACTGTTGAAATTCCATCAAAGTTCCACAATTCCATTATTGGTGCCAAAGGCCGTTTGATTCGAGCTATTTTAGATGACTGCAGTGGTGTACATATCCGCTTCCCACCAGAAGGAAGTGCCTGTGATAAAGTCGTGATTCGAGGACCACCAGAAGATGCAGAAAATGCTTGCAAACAGCTGCGAGAACTGACAAGTGAAAAG CAATTGTCCAGCTATACAGCAACCATTCGAGCAAAACCAGCTTACCATAAATTTCTCATTGGCACCGGAGGTAGTAAAATTAAGAAG GTTCGTGAAaaaactggtgctagagtgatttTCCCCAATGAACATGACAGTGATCCTGAACTTATCTCGGTCATTGGCAAAAAGGAATCTGTGGAACAAGCCAAAGAGGAATTAGAAAATCTAATCAAAAATTTG GACAACATTGTGGAGGGAGAGATCAATGTTGACCCAAAGCACCATCGTTATTTTGTTGCCCGTCGCGGTGGTCTTCTGCGGCAAATTGCTGAGGATTATGGCGGTGTCACTGTCAGTTTTCCACGGAGCGGGGTTAAGAGTGACCGTGTTGTTATTAAGGGGGCCAAGGACTGTGTTGAAGGGGCCAAGCGCAAGATTCTTGAAATTGTTGCTGACCTG GATGCACAAGTTGTTGTCGAATGTGTGATTGCACAGAAATACCATCGTACCGTGATGGGTGCCAGGGGGCAGAAGGTGCAGGAAATAACCCGTCAATTTGATGTTGGAATTAAATTTCCAGATCGTCCAGTTAATGGAG AGCGTGTCACAATTACCCCTCCTGAAGATGATGCAGCTACTGCTATCCCCAATGGAGATGTGATTCCAAACGTGGAACCGTCTCTGGACTCTGGCACTAACAAGACCGACGTAATTCTCATCACTGGCAAACCAGAAAACTGTGAAGAAGCTAAAAAGGCATTACTG GCTTTGGTCCCCATCACCTTGGAAGTGGAAGTACCATTTGAATTCCACCGTTTCATCATTGGTCAAAAGGGTAAAGATGTGCGCAAGATGATGGAGGATCATGAAGTCAGCATCACTGTGCCACCACctgaagaaaaaagcaacattATTAAAGTGACAGGCCCTCCAAACAATGTCCAAGGGGCTAAACAGGCTCTGGAAGAGAGGTGCACGGCTTTGGAGAGTGAGAAACAGGACAGA CTGTTGCGTAGTTATAAACTGGAGGTTGAGGTGGACTCTCAGTATCACCCAAAGATTATTGGCAGAAAGGGAGCTGTTATCTCCAAGATTCGTTCAGATCATGATGTTAACATCCAGTTCCCTGAACGAAACGAAGTTcagaacatcatcaccatcacaggaTATGAGAACAATGCCAACTTGGCGAAGAAGGCTATTCTTGAAATTGTCCATGAGTTG GAGGATATGTCAAGCATCAACGTGAAAATTGACCCTCGTGTCCATCCACGTATAATTGGTACGAAAGGACGCAACGTGCGACGCCTGATGGACGAGTACAAGGTGGACATCAAGTTCCCACGCCCAGACTCAGATGAGCCAGACGTGATTACCATCACCGGCGCTGAAGAGAGCTGTTTAGATTGCCGAGAATATCTTATGGCTTTTGAAGAAGAATAT ctCCAAGATATCATTGACCAAGAATATCTGAAGGAACTCCACGAAACACCCAGCCGACCCGATGTTAATGGGGCGCCAAAAGAATCAAAAGGTTTCTTTGTGAAAGACGCCCCGTGGGACAAAGTCCCTGACACCAACAGTACTGATGAGTTCCCATCCTTCGGAACTGTCGTGCCTCTGCCAAAACCATCCCAGGCTTGGGGGCCGCTCAAGCGAAAATAA